Proteins encoded within one genomic window of Vidua macroura isolate BioBank_ID:100142 chromosome 2, ASM2450914v1, whole genome shotgun sequence:
- the MRPS9 gene encoding 28S ribosomal protein S9, mitochondrial isoform X1 encodes MGGRSAAVMAAAVGRVLRLCRRWGAGPRAQTLRLICTTTPVQRKNVGASGPEKYTEAFIKKQIEEFNLGKRHLANMMGEDPETFTQEDIDRAIAYLFPSGLFDKQARPVMKHPTEIFPEQRKIQWGEDGRPFNFLFYTGKQSYYSLMHETYEKLLSVQKHQDQLIAQDLPLQKEKRNLAGSRWLTKIELEEMLLEKVSDDDYSRFIKLLQKLVALPCADIEENYIQKFSKEVPVQLQKVVIEPLQHDERGVAFSTGEGKRKTARATAVVYDNGTGKITVNGVDILHYFPVLQDREQLLFPFQFLGRIGKHDMVCTVSGGGRSAQAGAIRLASAKALRSFVTEKEVEFMRQAGLLTVDPRVKERKKPGQEGPRRKFTWKKR; translated from the exons ATGGGAGGGCGGAGCGCCGCGGTGATGGCGGCGGCCGTGGGGCGCGTGCTGCGGCTGTGCCGCCGCtggggcgcggggccgcgcgcGCAG acATTAAGGCTGATCTGTACCACTACACCAgtgcaaaggaaaaatgtagGAGCCTCAGGACCTGAAAAGTACACAGaggcatttattaaaaaacagatTGAAGAGTTCAACCTAGGAAAGAGACATTTAGCCAACATGATGGGAGAAGATCCAGAAACTTTTACCCAAGAGGATATTGAT AGAGCTATTGCCTATCTCTTTCCTTCTGGCTTATTTGACAAACAAGCCAGACCTGTGATGAAG CATCCTACTGAAATTTTTCCTGAGCAAAGAA AAATCCAGTGGGGAGAAGATGGCCGACCATTTAACTTCCTCTTTTATACTGGCAAGCAGTCGTATTATTCATTAATGCAT GAAACATATGAAAAATTGCTGAGTGTTCAGAAGCATCAAGACCAACTGATAGCTCAAGACCTTCctcttcagaaggaaaaaag aaacctggctggcagcagatgGCTGACTAAGATTGAATTGGAAGAAATGTTGTTAGAAAAAGTGTCAGATGATGAT TATTCAAGATTTATTAAACTCTTACAAAAATTGGTAGCATTGCCATGTGCTGACATCGAGGAGAATTATATACAGAAGTTTTCCAAAGAAGTTCCTGTGCAGTTGCAGAAGGTGGTTATTGAGCCCTTGCAGCATGACGAGCGAGGAGTGGCCTTCAGCACTGGGGAAG gtaaaagaaaaactgCCAGAGCTACTGCAGTAGTTTATGACAATGGGACTGGGAAAATTACAGTGAATGGAGTAGACATTTTACATTacttcccagtgctgcaggacag ggaACAGTTATTGTTCCCTTTCCAGTTTCTTGGCAGAATTGGAAAACATGATATGGTTTGCACAGTCTCTGGTGGAGGAAGATCTGCACAGGCTGGAGCAATACGTTTAGCCTCTGCAAAAGCCTTAAGGAGTTTTGTGACAGAAAAGGAGGTGGAATTCATGAGGCAAG
- the MRPS9 gene encoding 28S ribosomal protein S9, mitochondrial isoform X2: MLCPMSAADLACRGVLCQSWHRTLRLICTTTPVQRKNVGASGPEKYTEAFIKKQIEEFNLGKRHLANMMGEDPETFTQEDIDRAIAYLFPSGLFDKQARPVMKHPTEIFPEQRKIQWGEDGRPFNFLFYTGKQSYYSLMHETYEKLLSVQKHQDQLIAQDLPLQKEKRNLAGSRWLTKIELEEMLLEKVSDDDYSRFIKLLQKLVALPCADIEENYIQKFSKEVPVQLQKVVIEPLQHDERGVAFSTGEGKRKTARATAVVYDNGTGKITVNGVDILHYFPVLQDREQLLFPFQFLGRIGKHDMVCTVSGGGRSAQAGAIRLASAKALRSFVTEKEVEFMRQAGLLTVDPRVKERKKPGQEGPRRKFTWKKR, translated from the exons ATGTTGTGCCCCATGTCGGCAGCTGACTTGGCTTGCAGAGGAGTCCTGtgccagagctggcacagg acATTAAGGCTGATCTGTACCACTACACCAgtgcaaaggaaaaatgtagGAGCCTCAGGACCTGAAAAGTACACAGaggcatttattaaaaaacagatTGAAGAGTTCAACCTAGGAAAGAGACATTTAGCCAACATGATGGGAGAAGATCCAGAAACTTTTACCCAAGAGGATATTGAT AGAGCTATTGCCTATCTCTTTCCTTCTGGCTTATTTGACAAACAAGCCAGACCTGTGATGAAG CATCCTACTGAAATTTTTCCTGAGCAAAGAA AAATCCAGTGGGGAGAAGATGGCCGACCATTTAACTTCCTCTTTTATACTGGCAAGCAGTCGTATTATTCATTAATGCAT GAAACATATGAAAAATTGCTGAGTGTTCAGAAGCATCAAGACCAACTGATAGCTCAAGACCTTCctcttcagaaggaaaaaag aaacctggctggcagcagatgGCTGACTAAGATTGAATTGGAAGAAATGTTGTTAGAAAAAGTGTCAGATGATGAT TATTCAAGATTTATTAAACTCTTACAAAAATTGGTAGCATTGCCATGTGCTGACATCGAGGAGAATTATATACAGAAGTTTTCCAAAGAAGTTCCTGTGCAGTTGCAGAAGGTGGTTATTGAGCCCTTGCAGCATGACGAGCGAGGAGTGGCCTTCAGCACTGGGGAAG gtaaaagaaaaactgCCAGAGCTACTGCAGTAGTTTATGACAATGGGACTGGGAAAATTACAGTGAATGGAGTAGACATTTTACATTacttcccagtgctgcaggacag ggaACAGTTATTGTTCCCTTTCCAGTTTCTTGGCAGAATTGGAAAACATGATATGGTTTGCACAGTCTCTGGTGGAGGAAGATCTGCACAGGCTGGAGCAATACGTTTAGCCTCTGCAAAAGCCTTAAGGAGTTTTGTGACAGAAAAGGAGGTGGAATTCATGAGGCAAG